The Sylvia atricapilla isolate bSylAtr1 unplaced genomic scaffold, bSylAtr1.pri scaffold_177_arrow_ctg1, whole genome shotgun sequence genomic interval agcagggagagaaggcagATGCTGTCCAAGCAGTCCTGGGCCGCACAGGTCACCgtgggctctggcagctcccctGGGGGCACAGCGGGGtcagaaaattctctttttttttgtagtctAAAATCTCCCAAAACAACACTAAAATCACCTACTGTACACCTGGAGGGTGAAGGTgaatatatttccatttatgTTCACAGAGTAGGTCCCGGCGTCCTCCATCCTCAGCCGGGTGATGCGGAGTGCCCGGCCACTCTTGGACACAATGCAACGAGTTTCACATTCTTTTGAAAATCTGGATTGGGAAGGATCCTTAAATGACACAGTCACTATGGGAATGTTCCCAAAATTCCAGAATACGTTATTTCCACCTGTGTCTGTGTCGGGGCTGCGGAAGGTGACGTTCCCGCCCACGGCCCTGATCAGCTCCGGGGTGTCACTGGCGCTGCCTGGGGACAGAAAGTGGGGACAGAACACGGCgtgagggtgggatgggatccagGTGGGCTCCAGGTGCTGAACCAAGGAatctgctcctggctcagccCCGAGGTCGGGCTCGGAATTTTTGGCTCCCTCCTCCTCCGTCACCTCTGGGACACGGACAGCGGAGTGTCTCTGagccagggaaggaaaagctgctgggaaagaTGAACTCCCAGAAATCTTCTGGACAAGGAAGCCACGAGCTGAGTCGTGTGATAAAACCCCtccggggctgcagggaggggctgAAATTGCCcaatttccctctttttcagCCCAAAAACCACCCCGAGATGACCCGcggggagcaggagctgcaggtggagcaggagaacacctggacacagctggagcagaggtaGACCTCGGGCTCCACCCACACCTCAGAGACCCACGGCAGCCCCAGATGCCAACATCTGGCACAAACCCAACCCCGCCGAGCTGCTCCCGCCCTCCCCTGACcctaaaaccccccaaaaccaccccaaaatctgGTTCCCGAGGGACCAGGAGCACGGGGCACTCACAGGTTAGGGTGAGGAGCGTGAGGACGGCGAGGAGCTGGATCCAAAACCCCTCCATGGGTGCCCAAAAATGGAGAGGATTTTTGGCACCGAGCACCCAAATATGAGGAAACGAAGAGCGTCTGTGAAGGGTTTTGGTATCAGGTTGAAGGGAAATGGGCCGGATGTggtttgtgagaaaaaaatgactCTGAGGAGGTGAAGTTCACACTCAATGGAAATTTGATGTgtttagagagagaaaaaaaggccacCTCAGTGTCCAGTCAAAGGTGAGGATGGCACAAGAGCAGCAGGGACAAAGAGTGTCACTGTGGCCGTGTGTGACAAATGGCTCAGGGTTTTGGGGACCAGCCTGGAGAGAGTTATCCCAGGGAATGTCACAATTTGGGAATTGGTGTCCCTGGGTTTGGGATCTCCTGGGTGTCCCTGAGCCCAAATCCTGGAATGGTCTGGAATGAGGATTTTGGGGATGGGAGGAGGAGAATTTGGGGCTGTATCAGGGATTTGGAGGTTGGAATGAGAAGCATTTTGGGGATTGGAATGAGGAGGATTTTGGGTCTGGATtgaggaggatttgggggctgGAAGGTGGAAGATTTGGCTCTGAAAGGAGAATTCTGGGGCTGGAACAAGAAGGATTTTGGGACTGGAATGAGGAGAAATTTGGATCCAGAACTGGGATTGTAGGGCTGGAATGAGGAGGATTTTGGGTCTGGAATGAGAACGATTTTAGAGTTGATATCTACAAGTCTCTCCATGGGAGACGTTGCTGTGTCTTTATTGCCCATCAGGTGCTCCCTGCTGACACAGCACTGGTCTGAACTGGTCCAAACTGGTCCGTGCCCAGTCATGGCACTGGTTAAAACTGGCCTGTGCCCAGTCCCAGCTCTGGTCCGAACTGGTCCGAACTGGTCCCAGCCCAGTCCCAACTCTGGTCCTGGACAACCCATGGCCTTGGTCTGGGTGTCACAGTTCCGTTGTCAAAGTGTCACGGTCCCCACGTCGCAGACCCGGTGTCACAATCCtggtgtcacagtgtcacagtgtcGCAGTCCCCACGTCGCAGTCCCAGTGTCACAGTGTTACACTGTCTTGGTCCtggtgtcacagtgtcacagtcccggtgtcacagtgtcacagtcCTCACGTCGCAGTCCCGGTGTCACAGTGTCGCAGTCCCGGTGTCACaatgtcacagtgtcacagtcccggtgtcacagtgtcacagtcCCCATGTTGCAGACCCGGTGTCACAATCCCGGTGTCACAGTCCCCACGTCGCAGTcccagtgtcacagtgtcacagtcCTCACGTCGCAGTCCCGGTGTCACAGCCCGGCGCTGGTGACACCAATCTCAGCTGCTCCGCTCGTGTGGCACCTTGCGGTCACCTGCTCCAACGCTGGAACAAACAGAGATTTTCCTGGCATTTGTTcgtttttaaatgtgttttcccACATATTCCCACACCTGAGCGGGAATGAGAAACTCAAATCAGACCCAAATCTGCTccaaatccaccccaaatcACCTCAAATCTACTCCAAAtgaccccaaatccaccccaaatcaccccaaatccaccccacctcctccccagagctccagggatggtTTTTCCCTCTCACCTCGGgatttgcagaagaaaatgagggaaaCCGACAAAAGCGCCGTGATTTCCACCCCGGCGACGAGCCCGATCCTGAgccagctgctggagggggCACCTGGAAAAGGGGGAAGATCCCAAAATCAATCCGGCTCTTCCTGGCACCGGGAATTCGGCCTCCAACCCCTCCCTGATCCCTCGTTCCAGGAGAATCAatcccagccagggcagaggaTGAGGACGGGAGGATTGGTGGAATCAGTAGTCGTAGaattccccaaatcccccaaatcccccaaatcccagagtTGTTGGGTGGGAACCTCTCggggttggggtttggggcCACCActcctcagccctgtccctgggagctGCGGGAAGATCCGGAACGTTCCCTGGGAAGGGTTtttgggaggagctggagggggcTGGGCTCAGGGTCCCCAATTGCCCTGTCTGGATGGACATGGAAAAACTGCTCCggacacttggggacactcggggacacttggggacacttggggacacttggggacacagctggacagggacagggggtgGCAGCTCACTGGGGTCGTGAGGGTGTGTGGAGATTTCTGGCGAGGGGAGAGAACAGGGACAGGGgtcagagctgccctgggcaccccgAGCCCAGCCTGACCCCAAATCCTGACCCCAAATCCAaatcccaaccccaaatcccacctggctCTCAGGGGACCGGGATCAGCTCATCCCAACCCAAACATTCCCATCCCAACTCCAAATCTCATCCCAAATTCCCACCTGTCCCCGgctctcacctgggcacagccccccGGGGTTGGTGACAGTGACGTTCCTGATGCTGACGGCGTTCCGTGCCGTGCACCTCAGCGGCTCCAGGTTGTCCAGGGAGGATTTATCCACCGGGAACTCCATGGATTGTCCTTCCCACTGCTCACCCCACCCTGTCCAGGTGTAGGAGACGTCCCCAAAGCCATCTCCGGGCacggagcagagcagggagaagttGCAGATCCCACCTGAGCAGTTCTGGGCCGCACAGGTCACCgtgggctctggcagctcccctgggggcacaggggggtcAGAAAACTCTTGTATTTTAGTgtaaaacccacaaaacaacacTAAAGTCACCTACTGTACACGAGGAGTGTGAAGGTGTATGTTTTTCTCCCAGTGATCACAGAGTAGGTCCCGGCGTCCTCCATCCTCAGCTGGGTGATGCTGAGTGCCCGACCATCCTTGGACACAGTGCAACGAGTTTCATATTCTTTTGAAAACAGGGGTTCAGAAGGATCCTTAAACAGCACAGTCGCTATGGGATCATCTCCAAAATTCCAGAATGCCACATATCCACCTGTGTCTGTGTCGGGGCTGCGGAAGGTGACAGCCCTGCCCACGGCCCCGATCAGCTCCGTGGTGTCACTGGCGCTGCCTGGGGACAGAAAGTGGGGACAGAACACGGCgtgagggtgggatgggatccagGAGGGATCCAGGTGCTGAACCAAGACAAGGAATCTGATCGTGCCTCAGCCCCGAGGTCGGGCTCGGAATTTTTGGCTCCCTCCTCCTCCGTCACCTCTGGGACACGGACAGCGGAGTGTCTCTGagccagggaaggaaaagctgctgggaaagaTGAACTCCCAGAAATCTTCTGGACAAGGAAGCCACGAGCTGAGTCGTGTGATAAAACCCCTccggggctgcagggaagggctgaAATTGCCCAATTTCCCTCTTTTCAGCCCAAAAACCACCCCGAGATGACCCGcggggagcaggagctgcaggtggagcAGGAGAACACCTGGACACAGCTGGACCAGAGGTGGACCTCGGGCTCCACCCACACCTCAGAGACCCACGGCAGCCCCAGATGCCAACATCTGGCACAAACCCAACCCCGCCGAGCTGCTCCCGCCCTCCCCTGACcctaaaaccccccaaaaccacccccaaaatcTGGTTCCCAGGGACCAGGAGCACGGGGCACTCACAGGTTTGGGTGAGGAGCGTGAGGATGGCGAGGAGCTGGATCCAAAACCCCTCCATGGGTGTCCGGAGCACAGAGAGGATCTCAGCACTCAGGGAATTGTCATAACGAGAGAGGAAGGACAAGGCAGAAGTCTCTCGGTGTCCTGTCAGCTTCTGGGGGGAAGTTTGAATGCGGTTTGtgataaaatctgttttcttggGTGTCAAGTCGCGCTCATCGTGGAgcatttaagggaaaaaataaactcagttCCCAAACAAGCCTGAGGGTGGCACAAGAGCAGCGGGGACAAAGAGTGTCACTGTGGCCGTGTGTGACAGATGGCTCAGGGTTTTGGGGACCAGCCTGGAGAGAGTTATTCCAGGGAATATCACAATTTGGGAATTGGTGCCCCTGGGTTTGGGATCTCCGGGGTGTCTCTGAGCCCAAATCCTGGAATGGTCTGGAATGGGGAttttggggctgggaggaggagaattTGGGGCTGTAACAGGGATTTAGATGTTGGAATGAGAAGTATTTTGAGGAGTATTTTGGAAtgaggaggatttggggaagggCGGCGGAAAAGGTGCCGTGGCCTGGACCGCCCGGCTCCAGCTGTTATCCCAGTGTTTGGATCATTATCTCAGAATTTGGACCATTATCCCGGAATTGGATCTTTATCCTGGTGTTTGCACCATAATCCCAATGTTTGCCTTATTATCCCTGTTTTGGGCCCATTTTCCCAGAATTTGGGTCATTATCCCTGGGTCATTATCCCCAGTATTTGGTCCATAATCCCAATCTTTGATCCATTATCCCAAATTTTGGGCCCATTTCCCCAGTATTTGGCTCATTATCCCACTATTTGGTCCATTATCTCGGTATTTGATCCATAATCCCAATGTTTGACCCTTTATCCCGGTTTTTGGGCCCATTATCCCAGCctggatcccaaatcccaacaCTGGATCCGTGACCCCATCTAGAATTCCAGGATCAGCATCCGGAACTCCAGGATCGGCACTTGGATTTTCAGGATTGGCATCCCAGAATTCCGGCATCAGcatctggaattctgggattGGCCGAATTCCCAGGATTCAGGGTTGACACTCAGAATTCCGGGATCGGCACTCGCATTTTTGGGATGAAAAATGAACATCTTTGGGATGGCCGAAGGAAATATTCGGGATGGATGAGGAAGATCTTTGGGATGTCCACGGAAAACACCCGTGGTCAGCCCCGGGATCTCCGTCAGgattccctgcagagctgcagccccaaaagtgggatggagggaaggaattCCACCAACTTCCAtgatttttttagatttttggGAAGAGTTCTCACAGCCAGGCCGGCAGGAGCCTcggctccagcccttcccaccaAAAAGCGGCTCTTTACgatcatttaaaatattatttaatatattttaaatatttttaaataactttcccccccaaaaaacttcAATTTCCAGGAATCCTCTCTATCCCTGAGCTCCATCCCACGGGAATTATCTCCCCGGCCCCCgaggatttgggattttcccaGGGGAAAAGCTTCTCAGCCCCAAAATAACTCCTGAGCTCCGGGGAAGAGTCTGGCCAAAATCCCggagccccagggaggggagggggatgGACCACTGGTGGACACTGGTGGACACTGGACACTGGGGATGGACACTGGTGGGACACTGGTTCATTAGTGGAGGATGGACACTGGTGGACACTGGACACTGGTGGACACTGGACAATGGTGGACCACTGGTCACTGGTGgaggctggacactggggatGGACACTGGAGTGGACACTGGTGGacactggggtgacactggggatgGACACTGGTCACTGGTGGGTGCTGGTGGACATTGGAGGGACACTGGACACTGGGGATGGACACTGGTGGACACTGGTGGACACTGGACACTGGTGGACACTGGTCACTGGTGGGGGCTGGACACTGGGGATGGACACTGGTGGACACTGGTGGACACTGGTGGACACTGGTCACTGGTGGGTGCTGGTGGACACTGGTCACTGGTGGACATTGGCCACTGGTGGACACTGGACAATGGTGGGTGGTTGGACACTGGGTGGACACTGGTGGACACTGGTGGGTGTTGGACACTGGTGAACACTGGTGGACACTGGACAATGGTGGACACTGGACAATGGTGGTGTTGGACACTGGGGGGGCTGGTGGACATTGGTGGGTGCTGgtggacactgggacactggtgGACACTGGTCACTGGTGACACTGTGGATGCTGGTGGACACTGGTGGGTGTTGGACACTGGGGTGGACATGGTCACTGGTGGACACTGGACATGGTGGGTGTTGGACACTGGGAGGCTGGTGGACACTGGTGGACACTGGTGGACACTGGACACTGGTGGACACTGGACAATGGTAGGTGTTGGACACTGGGGGGACACTGGTGGGTGCTggacactgatggacactgGACACTGGTGGTGTTGGACACTGGGGGAGCTGGTGGACACTGGTGGGAGCTGGTGGGTGCTGGACACTGGTGGACAGTGGTGAGTGCTGGTGGGTGTTGGACACTGGTGGGGGCTGGACACTGGGGATGGACACTGGTGGAcactgggggtgctggtggacaCTGGTCACAGGTGGACACTGGGGGGTGCTGGTGGGggctggacactgggatggaCATGGGTGGACACTGGTGGGGGCTGGTGGGGGCTGGACATGGGTGGACACTGGTGGACAGTGGTGTGTGCTGGATACTGGTGGGTCTTGGACACTGGAGGACACTGGACACTGAACACATGGATACTGGTCACTGCTGGGTGCTGGAAGTTGCTGGATACTGGTGGATTCTGGGTACTGGGCCACTGGTGGACACAGCTGGACACTGGTGGGCACTGGTGGGCACTGCTGGACACTGGACACTGTTGGTCAgtgctggacactgctgggcactgggggCTGATGGACACTGGACACTGGTGGACATTGGAGGGGGCATGGTGGGCACTGGACACTGGTGGACACTGGTCACTGTGGGTGCCAGGTGCTGGTCACTGCTGGTCACTGCTGGTCACTGCTGGTCACTGCTGGTCACTGGTGGTTGCTGGTCACTGCTGGTCACTGGTGGTCACCTCTGGGTGTCCCATTCCCCCTCTCCCATCCCGGGGCTCATCCCGCTCCAGGGAAatcctctcccccttcccctccctgcccggCCCAGACCTAATGCTGGCCCTAATCCTGGTTCTAATCCCAGCCCTAATCCCGGCCCAGCCCCGGCTGCTCCAGAGGGAATTCCCTGCCCGGAGCTCCTGGGGATCCCCCACGGTGCTGCCAGCCGGGCcctccgtgcctcagtttccccaactcctggatcctgctgctgtgtgggcattctgaatcccagaatcccaggaaCACAGGATCCTGGAGTCTCAGGGATTTCAGGAACCAGAACCCCAGAATTCCAGGAACCCAGAATACCAGAATCCCAAGGTCTCTGAATCCCAGGATCAGAgaattccagaatcccaggaGCCCAGAATCCCAGTAATAAAGGAAACCATGACCGAGAATTTCAGGAA includes:
- the LOC136374883 gene encoding SLAM family member 7-like, yielding MEGFWIQLLAVLTLLTLTCSASDTPELIRAVGGNVTFRSPDTDTGGNNVFWNFGNIPIVTVSFKDPSQSRFSKECETRCIVSKSGRALRITRLRMEDAGTYSVNINGNIFTFTLQVYRELPEPTVTCAAQDCLDSICLLSLLCSVSGDGFGDISYTWTVWGQQWERQSVEFPVKKSSLDEPGLLMCTAQNAVSHRNVTVTNLRGLCPGESRGQGMFWIFPQLPGTG
- the LOC136374884 gene encoding SLAM family member 7-like, whose protein sequence is MEGFWIQLLAILTLLTQTCSASDTTELIGAVGRAVTFRSPDTDTGGYVAFWNFGDDPIATVLFKDPSEPLFSKEYETRCTVSKDGRALSITQLRMEDAGTYSVITGRKTYTFTLLVYRELPEPTVTCAAQNCSGGICNFSLLCSVPGDGFGDVSYTWTGWGEQWEGQSMEFPVDKSSLDNLEPLRCTARNAVSIRNVTVTNPGGLCPEISTHPHDPSAPSSSWLRIGLVAGVEITALLSVSLIFFCKSRALEQVTARCHTSGAAEIGVTSAGL